The proteins below come from a single Arthrobacter crystallopoietes genomic window:
- the moeB gene encoding molybdopterin-synthase adenylyltransferase MoeB, with protein sequence MNTQQSVLLPPLVEPAAELTQAEMERYSRHLIIPEVGMAGQLRLKNAKVLVIGAGGLGSPAMLYLAAAGVGRIGIIDDDVVETSNLQRQVIHTVADLGRTKAQSARESILNLNPGVDVVLHEVRLDRSNALEIFTGYDVILDGTDNFATRYLVNDAAAILGKPYVWGSILRFDGQVSVFWDKYGPNYRDLYPEAPPAGSVPSCAEGGVLGVLCAQIGSVMVNEAIKLITGIGQTLLGRVLIFNSLQMSWRELRVRKDPDGEPITELMDYEAFCGVAPGTTVDADHRVSARQLAAMLQSRRQGQGDFELIDVREPGEFEIVSIPGATLIPKGRILSGEALGELPRDRDLVFHCKAGTRSAEVLQNLLDHGYTRVRHLDGGILSWVREMEPEKPVY encoded by the coding sequence ATGAATACCCAGCAATCAGTGTTGTTGCCGCCATTGGTGGAGCCCGCGGCGGAACTGACGCAGGCCGAGATGGAGCGTTATTCGCGGCACCTGATCATTCCCGAAGTCGGCATGGCCGGACAGCTCCGGCTGAAGAACGCCAAGGTCCTCGTGATCGGTGCCGGCGGGCTGGGTTCTCCAGCCATGTTGTACCTGGCGGCGGCCGGAGTGGGCCGGATCGGCATTATTGACGATGACGTGGTCGAGACCAGCAATCTGCAGCGGCAGGTCATCCATACCGTCGCGGATCTGGGTCGCACCAAGGCGCAGTCGGCACGGGAAAGCATCCTGAACCTCAACCCCGGAGTGGACGTGGTGCTCCATGAAGTGCGGCTGGACAGGTCCAACGCGCTGGAGATCTTCACCGGCTATGATGTGATTCTGGACGGAACGGATAACTTCGCCACCCGTTATCTGGTCAACGACGCCGCCGCGATCCTGGGCAAGCCCTATGTCTGGGGGTCGATCCTGCGGTTCGACGGGCAGGTCAGTGTTTTCTGGGACAAGTACGGTCCGAATTACCGTGACCTCTATCCGGAAGCTCCGCCGGCCGGTTCCGTGCCCTCCTGCGCCGAAGGCGGCGTTCTGGGCGTGCTCTGCGCGCAAATCGGGTCCGTCATGGTTAACGAGGCCATCAAACTGATCACCGGCATTGGCCAGACGCTATTGGGCCGGGTCCTGATCTTCAACTCGCTCCAGATGAGCTGGCGCGAACTTCGCGTGCGCAAGGACCCGGACGGTGAACCGATCACCGAGCTGATGGACTACGAGGCATTCTGCGGCGTCGCGCCCGGAACCACGGTGGATGCCGACCATAGGGTCTCAGCGCGCCAACTGGCGGCCATGCTCCAGTCCCGAAGACAAGGCCAAGGAGACTTTGAGCTGATCGATGTGCGCGAGCCGGGCGAATTCGAGATCGTCAGCATTCCCGGTGCCACGCTGATTCCGAAGGGGCGGATCCTGTCCGGAGAGGCCTTGGGCGAGCTGCCCAGAGACCGGGACCTGGTCTTCCACTGCAAGGCCGGGACGCGTTCGGCCGAAGTGCTGCAGAATCTGCTGGACCACGGCTATACCCGGGTCCGGCATCTCGACGGCGGCATCCTCAGCTGGGTGCGTGAAATGGAGCCGGAAAAGCCGGTGTACTGA
- a CDS encoding TetR/AcrR family transcriptional regulator has protein sequence MSTDSRPAAKPARLPREERRRQLLQAAHEVFVANGYHGAAMDEIAETARVSKPVLYQHFPGKRELYLALLDHHLESLTAMLMAALNSTNDNKLRVHATMDAYYRFISQESQAHRLVFESDLNNDPDVSKRLEDFNAQLASAIAAVIADDTKLSEVEATLLGRALAGMAQISARYWLQADNELERDTAVDLIYRLAWRGISRFPKES, from the coding sequence GTGAGTACTGATTCCCGGCCGGCGGCCAAGCCTGCACGCCTGCCCCGTGAGGAGCGCCGGCGCCAGCTGCTCCAGGCAGCGCACGAAGTTTTTGTCGCTAACGGCTACCATGGCGCCGCGATGGACGAAATCGCGGAGACGGCCCGGGTCAGCAAGCCTGTGCTGTACCAGCATTTCCCGGGCAAGCGGGAGCTCTATCTGGCATTGCTGGACCACCATCTGGAATCGCTCACGGCCATGTTGATGGCTGCCCTGAACTCCACTAACGACAACAAGCTGCGCGTCCATGCCACCATGGACGCCTACTACCGCTTCATTTCACAGGAGAGCCAGGCACACCGGCTGGTGTTCGAATCGGACCTGAACAATGATCCGGACGTCAGCAAACGCCTGGAGGACTTCAACGCCCAGCTGGCCAGCGCCATAGCCGCTGTCATCGCCGACGACACGAAGCTGTCGGAAGTGGAGGCGACGCTGCTGGGGCGGGCGCTGGCCGGGATGGCACAGATCAGCGCCCGTTACTGGCTCCAGGCCGACAACGAGCTTGAGCGCGATACCGCCGTCGATTTGATCTACCGTTTAGCTTGGCGCGGAATTTCACGGTTCCCGAAGGAATCCTAA
- a CDS encoding DUF3107 domain-containing protein, which yields MEIKIGIQNVGREIVVESDESADEVAEMVSRAMNGGAELRLKDSKGNLVIVPTNVLGYVEIGAEEPRKVGFGAL from the coding sequence GTGGAAATCAAGATTGGTATTCAAAACGTCGGCCGCGAGATTGTCGTCGAGTCCGACGAGTCCGCGGATGAAGTTGCCGAAATGGTTTCCCGTGCCATGAACGGCGGCGCCGAGTTGCGTCTGAAGGACAGCAAGGGCAATCTGGTCATCGTCCCGACCAATGTCCTCGGCTATGTGGAAATTGGCGCCGAGGAGCCGCGCAAGGTCGGCTTCGGGGCCCTCTAA
- a CDS encoding 4a-hydroxytetrahydrobiopterin dehydratase, translating into MGAEDKLDSKQIDEQLRTLPDWRHSEGALVTVFKLENGRAALDFIAGAGELAEEANHHPDLDWRYNRVFIRLTSHDAGSAVTTRDVAAATSLSELAIRLGATAQPDKYPA; encoded by the coding sequence ATGGGCGCCGAGGACAAGCTGGACAGCAAGCAGATCGATGAACAGCTCAGGACGCTGCCGGATTGGCGCCATAGCGAAGGTGCGCTGGTCACCGTATTCAAGCTTGAGAACGGGCGGGCTGCGCTGGATTTCATCGCCGGGGCGGGAGAGTTGGCCGAGGAGGCCAACCACCATCCGGACCTCGACTGGCGCTACAACAGGGTCTTCATCCGGTTGACATCACACGATGCGGGGTCCGCGGTAACAACCCGCGACGTCGCTGCAGCCACTTCGCTGAGCGAGCTTGCCATCCGCCTGGGGGCCACGGCCCAACCGGACAAGTACCCGGCCTGA
- a CDS encoding thiazole synthase — MDELMIDGVKLGSRLIMGTGGAPSLDGLGDALLASGTALTTVAMRRYAAGTGTSVFDLLERHGIRVLPNTAGCYTAREAVMTAELGREALETNWVKLEVIADEETLLPDAVELVEATEALVNRGFKVFAYTNDDPVLARRLELLGAAAVMPLGAPIGTGLGILNPHNIELIVSRAGIPVVLDAGIGTASDAALAMELGCDAVLLATAVTRAQHPVRMAEAFKHAVIAGRLAATGGRIPKREHALASSSFAGRPDL; from the coding sequence ATGGACGAATTGATGATCGATGGGGTCAAACTCGGATCGCGCCTGATCATGGGCACGGGCGGGGCGCCGAGCCTGGATGGTTTGGGCGACGCGCTGCTGGCTTCCGGAACAGCACTTACAACGGTAGCGATGCGCCGCTACGCCGCCGGCACCGGCACCTCGGTCTTCGACCTGCTGGAGCGCCATGGCATCCGCGTGCTTCCGAACACGGCGGGCTGCTACACGGCGCGGGAAGCGGTGATGACCGCCGAACTTGGGCGCGAAGCCCTGGAAACGAACTGGGTGAAACTCGAAGTCATCGCTGACGAAGAGACGCTGCTGCCCGACGCGGTGGAACTTGTGGAGGCAACCGAGGCACTGGTCAACCGCGGGTTCAAGGTCTTCGCCTACACCAATGACGACCCGGTGCTGGCCCGCCGGCTCGAACTGCTGGGGGCAGCTGCGGTGATGCCGCTGGGTGCTCCGATCGGTACCGGACTGGGGATCCTGAATCCGCACAACATCGAGTTGATTGTCTCGCGCGCCGGGATTCCGGTGGTGCTGGACGCCGGTATCGGCACGGCGTCGGACGCTGCGCTGGCCATGGAGCTTGGCTGCGACGCCGTCCTGCTGGCCACGGCGGTGACCAGGGCCCAACACCCGGTCCGCATGGCCGAAGCCTTCAAACATGCGGTCATCGCCGGTAGGCTGGCGGCAACAGGCGGCCGGATTCCCAAACGGGAGCACGCATTGGCTTCATCATCGTTTGCAGGCCGCCCGGATCTCTAG
- the thiS gene encoding sulfur carrier protein ThiS, producing MKITVNGSPQTLPAAPTLLELVALTTGRELAADGRPADGGRLGVAVALNAEVAPRGSWARTVLADGDGIELVTAVQGG from the coding sequence ATGAAGATCACCGTCAACGGCAGTCCGCAGACTTTGCCGGCCGCGCCGACACTGCTCGAGCTGGTGGCCCTGACCACCGGCCGTGAATTGGCGGCGGACGGGCGACCGGCCGACGGCGGACGGCTCGGTGTGGCTGTCGCGCTGAACGCGGAGGTAGCGCCGCGCGGAAGCTGGGCCCGGACGGTGCTGGCCGACGGCGACGGCATAGAACTCGTGACCGCAGTCCAGGGAGGCTGA
- the thiO gene encoding glycine oxidase ThiO has translation MSKHVAVIGAGIVGLGIAAEASRRGHCVTVIDPAPATGATYAAAGMLAPVSELHYQEERLLALTSESARLYPGFVAGLGETGYQETGTLVAAFDAADRTALADLKQAQLAEGLEVHEITSREARRLEPSLGPALTGAFYAPGDHQVDPRALSAALVKMLRNSGAAVVSKEAAGLITDAEGTVVGVQLAGGEVVAADETVVANGLAAAALSGLPEGLRLPLRPVHGDILRLRVPTALQPLLTSTIRGIVRGHPVYLVPRGDGTVVIGATQREDGSADVSAGGVYQLLRDAQTLVPAVAELALEEMTCRARPGTPDNAPLLGRVAAGAEDLPGLVVATGFFRHGVLLTPAAAKICADLIDGVQISVELLQFNPDRFSKMTKESHA, from the coding sequence GTGTCCAAACACGTTGCCGTCATCGGCGCGGGCATAGTGGGACTGGGAATCGCCGCAGAAGCCAGCCGCCGCGGCCACTGTGTCACCGTCATCGATCCCGCTCCCGCCACGGGCGCCACCTACGCCGCCGCCGGCATGCTGGCCCCGGTCAGCGAACTGCACTACCAGGAAGAGCGGCTGCTTGCCCTGACAAGCGAGTCCGCCCGGCTCTACCCTGGGTTCGTTGCGGGGCTGGGGGAGACCGGCTATCAGGAAACCGGGACCTTGGTCGCAGCTTTCGACGCTGCGGACCGCACCGCGCTCGCAGACCTGAAACAGGCGCAGCTGGCCGAAGGACTCGAGGTCCACGAGATCACCAGCCGCGAGGCACGGCGGCTCGAACCCAGCCTGGGCCCGGCCCTGACCGGCGCTTTCTACGCGCCGGGCGACCACCAAGTGGATCCACGGGCCCTTTCCGCGGCGTTAGTCAAGATGCTGCGGAACTCAGGCGCCGCCGTCGTAAGTAAAGAGGCAGCCGGACTCATCACCGATGCTGAGGGCACAGTTGTTGGCGTGCAGCTAGCCGGCGGAGAGGTCGTCGCGGCAGACGAAACGGTGGTCGCGAACGGGCTTGCGGCCGCCGCACTGTCCGGCTTGCCCGAAGGGCTGCGGCTACCGCTGCGTCCGGTGCACGGGGACATTCTGCGGCTGCGCGTGCCGACAGCCCTGCAACCACTCCTCACCTCCACAATCCGTGGCATCGTACGCGGGCACCCGGTTTATCTTGTCCCCCGCGGGGACGGGACGGTGGTGATCGGGGCCACCCAGCGTGAGGACGGGTCGGCGGATGTGTCGGCCGGCGGGGTGTACCAGTTGCTCCGCGACGCCCAGACACTGGTGCCGGCCGTCGCGGAACTCGCGCTCGAAGAGATGACCTGCCGCGCCCGGCCGGGAACACCGGATAATGCGCCGCTGCTGGGACGGGTGGCGGCAGGGGCGGAGGACCTTCCTGGTTTGGTCGTTGCCACCGGATTCTTCCGCCACGGAGTGCTCCTGACGCCGGCCGCGGCCAAGATCTGCGCCGACCTCATCGACGGAGTGCAAATCTCCGTCGAGCTACTGCAATTCAATCCCGACAGGTTCAGCAAAATGACCAAGGAGAGTCACGCATGA
- the thiE gene encoding thiamine phosphate synthase, producing the protein MDFSSAQLYLCTDARRDRGDFEQFLDAAYSGGVDIIQLRDKSLDAAEELELLGVLADVAARHSKPWSVNDRADLAAVAGAPVFHVGQQDLPPAAARSVLGPAAAIGRSTHTPEQASAAMADEALDYFCTGPLWATPTKPGRAAVGLQLVEFTAARQAQTGSGKRWFAIGGIDLDNIGQVVEAGAKRVVVVRAVTDADDPAEAARALKSALPPL; encoded by the coding sequence ATGGATTTTTCCTCTGCCCAGCTTTACCTTTGCACCGACGCGCGCCGTGACCGCGGGGACTTCGAGCAGTTCCTCGATGCTGCCTACTCCGGCGGCGTGGACATCATCCAGTTGCGGGACAAGTCCCTCGATGCCGCCGAAGAGCTGGAGTTGCTCGGCGTGCTTGCCGACGTTGCCGCCCGGCATTCAAAGCCGTGGTCCGTCAACGACAGGGCGGACCTGGCTGCAGTGGCCGGGGCACCGGTCTTCCACGTCGGCCAGCAGGACCTTCCGCCGGCCGCGGCCCGGTCCGTGCTCGGGCCCGCTGCCGCCATCGGCCGCTCCACCCACACTCCGGAACAGGCATCAGCCGCCATGGCCGATGAGGCCCTGGACTATTTCTGCACCGGGCCGCTGTGGGCCACCCCGACCAAGCCGGGCAGGGCCGCCGTCGGTCTTCAGCTGGTGGAGTTTACTGCCGCCCGGCAGGCTCAGACTGGTTCCGGCAAGCGGTGGTTCGCCATTGGCGGCATCGATCTGGACAACATCGGGCAGGTAGTGGAGGCCGGGGCCAAACGCGTCGTCGTCGTTCGCGCCGTCACCGATGCCGACGATCCGGCCGAGGCCGCCCGGGCGCTGAAGTCCGCGCTGCCGCCCTTGTAA
- a CDS encoding ferritin-like fold-containing protein, giving the protein MSSEGSFPTDRPAASNGTGAEHLQHVVDLYGVMAYGELSAFERFSSDARFSPTLKDRADLGRLAVVEFGHFELVSAELARLGVDVQVAMAPFQASIDAFHERTRPGDWYESLMKAYVTDAVSGDFYRAIADRLDPDTRALVSRIKENGDQLALLTTRLRRALEHDERLASRLALWGRRLVGEALTQAQRIGIERAFLGALLGLDEPASQQAVTAELFAELTRNHSRRMNALGLTA; this is encoded by the coding sequence ATGAGCTCCGAAGGATCCTTCCCCACAGATCGTCCAGCCGCCAGCAACGGGACCGGAGCGGAACATCTGCAGCATGTCGTTGATCTGTACGGCGTCATGGCCTACGGCGAGTTGTCCGCCTTCGAGCGGTTCTCCTCGGACGCCCGTTTCTCGCCGACGTTGAAAGACCGCGCTGATCTCGGGCGCCTCGCCGTCGTCGAATTCGGGCACTTTGAACTTGTCAGCGCCGAGCTGGCGCGCCTTGGTGTCGACGTGCAGGTTGCCATGGCGCCTTTTCAGGCTTCGATCGACGCGTTCCACGAGCGGACGCGGCCCGGAGACTGGTACGAATCTTTGATGAAGGCGTACGTCACCGATGCCGTTTCTGGAGATTTCTACCGTGCGATCGCCGACCGGCTGGATCCGGATACCCGGGCGCTCGTGTCCAGGATCAAGGAAAACGGAGACCAGTTGGCCCTGCTGACCACACGGCTGCGCAGGGCGCTCGAGCATGACGAGCGGCTGGCCTCGAGGCTGGCCCTGTGGGGTCGGCGGCTAGTCGGCGAGGCGTTGACGCAGGCGCAGCGCATCGGTATCGAGCGGGCTTTCCTGGGCGCCCTGCTGGGACTGGATGAACCGGCCTCCCAGCAGGCGGTCACCGCGGAGCTCTTCGCGGAACTGACCCGGAACCATTCCCGCCGGATGAATGCCCTGGGCCTGACCGCCTGA
- a CDS encoding RNB domain-containing ribonuclease, protein MPYSHVDARVNESQHLLARVLKELRSELELPAAFSPSVIAEAEKAVAEQSMPAVDLTGLDFVTIDPPSSTDLDQAMYIERDGEGYRLWYAIADVPAFVAPGGELDAETRRRGQTIYAPDGRIPLHPPVISEDAGSLLPDQDRSAFVWEFELDAAAVVSTVSLRRARMRSRAKLNYEQVQQDIDSGEAPVYLQLLKEVGLKRIELERQRGGASLNLPDEEIAHDGRHYFIVARPARPVEDWNAQISLMTGMAAAEIMLEGKVGILRTMPAPDGESEARFRRQTKALGHPWPEGIAYGEYLRGLDTADPKQLALMNAAGSLFRGAGYTPFDGEVPQEQTQAAIAAAYAHTTAPLRRLVDRFVLVICEALCARTEVPNWARQALPLLPQLMAASDQLSGRLERAALDAVEAALLSHRVGEEFDAVVISARNSNNHSNHNSNGNGHKDAVPHGTIQISDPAVSARCDGELQAGTAIRARLVEADIEKRTVRFELIIPA, encoded by the coding sequence GTGCCGTATTCACACGTTGACGCCAGAGTTAATGAATCACAGCATCTGCTCGCCCGCGTGCTGAAGGAACTGCGCAGTGAGCTGGAACTTCCCGCGGCGTTCAGCCCTTCGGTCATTGCAGAGGCCGAAAAGGCCGTGGCGGAGCAGTCCATGCCTGCCGTGGACCTGACCGGGCTGGACTTCGTCACCATCGACCCACCGAGCTCCACTGACCTGGACCAAGCGATGTACATCGAGCGCGACGGCGAGGGCTACCGGCTCTGGTATGCCATCGCCGATGTTCCCGCTTTTGTTGCTCCCGGTGGTGAACTAGATGCTGAGACGCGACGGCGCGGCCAGACCATATACGCTCCCGATGGACGCATTCCGCTGCACCCGCCGGTGATCAGCGAAGACGCCGGCAGCCTCCTCCCGGACCAGGACCGCAGCGCGTTCGTGTGGGAATTCGAGCTCGACGCCGCAGCGGTCGTCAGTACGGTGTCGCTGCGCCGGGCAAGAATGCGCAGCCGGGCCAAGCTGAACTATGAACAGGTCCAGCAGGACATTGATTCCGGCGAGGCGCCGGTCTATCTGCAGCTGCTCAAAGAAGTAGGGCTCAAGCGCATCGAGTTGGAGCGGCAGCGCGGCGGCGCAAGCCTGAACCTGCCGGATGAGGAAATAGCCCATGACGGGCGCCATTACTTCATCGTGGCTCGGCCGGCACGGCCGGTCGAGGACTGGAACGCCCAGATTTCGCTGATGACCGGCATGGCAGCAGCGGAAATCATGCTCGAGGGCAAGGTAGGGATCCTGCGCACCATGCCCGCTCCGGACGGGGAGTCGGAAGCCCGCTTCCGCCGCCAGACCAAGGCTCTGGGCCACCCCTGGCCGGAGGGAATTGCGTACGGCGAATATCTGCGCGGCCTCGACACCGCGGATCCGAAACAACTGGCATTGATGAACGCCGCCGGATCGCTGTTCCGCGGCGCCGGCTACACGCCGTTCGACGGCGAGGTGCCGCAGGAGCAGACTCAGGCCGCGATCGCTGCAGCCTATGCCCACACCACCGCACCGCTGCGCCGTCTGGTGGACCGCTTCGTCCTCGTCATCTGCGAGGCGTTGTGTGCAAGGACCGAAGTGCCCAACTGGGCCCGGCAGGCCTTACCGCTACTCCCCCAGCTGATGGCTGCCTCGGACCAGCTGTCCGGACGGCTGGAACGTGCGGCGCTGGACGCGGTGGAAGCGGCCCTGCTCAGCCACCGGGTGGGTGAGGAATTCGACGCCGTGGTGATATCGGCCCGCAATTCCAATAACCACTCCAACCATAATTCCAATGGAAATGGCCATAAGGATGCCGTCCCGCACGGCACTATCCAGATCAGTGATCCGGCTGTCAGTGCGCGTTGCGACGGCGAACTGCAGGCCGGCACAGCCATCAGGGCCCGTCTGGTCGAGGCCGATATCGAGAAGCGCACTGTCCGATTCGAGCTGATCATCCCGGCCTGA
- a CDS encoding DEAD/DEAH box helicase, producing MNTENSLVDQNNLLHAENSLEEIEVEASLASDERPHEIPQQTFADFNVRADIVRSLFDAGITHPFPIQSMTLPVALDGHDIIGQAKTGTGKTLGFGIPALQRVVGPEDDGYDKLPVPGAPQALVIVPTRELAVQVAKDLTTASRHRNARIATIYGGRAYEPQTEMLAKGVEVVVGTPGRLIDLHRQRHLNLKNVRIVILDEADEMLDLGFLPDVETLIAATPAIRQTMLFSATMPGPVVAMARRYMTQPTHIRAADPDDEGITKKDIRQVIYRAHNLDKTEVVSRILQSRGRGRTIIFTKTKRTAAKVSEELIDRGFAAGAIHGDLGQGAREQALRAFRSDKVDVLVATDVAARGIDVDDVTHVINYQCPEDEKTYLHRVGRTGRAGNKGTAVTFVDWDDVPRWGLINKALGLDQPEPVETYSSSPHLYTDLDIPEGTKGRLPRNQRKLAGIDAEELEDLGETGKKHGGRDSGRQGGRGSERGGSRGRGEGRSDAGSRTAAEPSDGPRRRRRRSSETEDAAGRTAAERPAQAENTAKTEGESVRPRRSRSRTRRRNGEVVSSPETSGAGNAE from the coding sequence TTGAACACTGAGAATTCCCTCGTGGACCAGAACAACCTGCTCCATGCGGAAAACAGCCTTGAAGAAATCGAAGTCGAGGCAAGCCTCGCTTCCGATGAACGTCCGCACGAGATTCCGCAGCAGACCTTCGCCGATTTCAACGTCCGCGCCGACATCGTGCGCTCCCTCTTCGACGCCGGCATCACGCACCCTTTCCCGATCCAGTCCATGACCCTGCCCGTGGCGCTCGACGGCCATGACATCATCGGCCAGGCCAAGACCGGTACCGGCAAGACGCTGGGTTTCGGCATTCCCGCGCTGCAGCGCGTTGTCGGCCCTGAAGACGACGGTTATGACAAACTGCCCGTCCCCGGCGCCCCGCAGGCCCTCGTCATCGTTCCGACCCGCGAGCTGGCCGTGCAGGTGGCCAAGGACCTCACCACCGCTTCGCGCCACCGCAATGCGCGCATCGCCACCATCTATGGCGGCAGGGCCTATGAGCCGCAGACCGAGATGCTGGCCAAGGGTGTCGAAGTGGTTGTGGGAACTCCGGGACGCCTGATTGACTTGCACCGGCAGCGCCACCTGAACCTGAAGAACGTGCGCATCGTAATCCTCGACGAGGCGGATGAAATGCTGGATCTAGGCTTCCTGCCCGATGTGGAAACGCTGATCGCCGCCACCCCTGCCATCCGGCAGACCATGCTCTTCTCAGCCACCATGCCCGGCCCCGTCGTCGCCATGGCGCGGCGCTACATGACCCAGCCGACGCACATCCGCGCCGCTGACCCGGACGATGAGGGCATCACCAAGAAAGACATCCGCCAGGTCATCTACCGTGCGCACAACCTGGACAAGACCGAGGTTGTCTCGCGAATCCTGCAGTCCCGCGGCCGCGGCCGGACGATCATTTTCACGAAGACCAAGCGCACCGCTGCCAAGGTCTCCGAAGAACTGATTGACCGCGGTTTCGCCGCCGGCGCCATCCACGGCGACTTGGGCCAGGGCGCCCGTGAACAGGCGCTGCGTGCCTTCCGCAGCGACAAGGTGGATGTGCTCGTCGCCACCGACGTCGCTGCCCGCGGTATCGACGTCGACGACGTCACCCACGTAATCAACTACCAGTGCCCGGAAGACGAGAAGACCTACCTGCACCGTGTGGGCCGCACCGGCCGTGCTGGCAACAAGGGCACCGCGGTCACGTTCGTGGACTGGGACGATGTTCCCCGCTGGGGCCTGATCAACAAGGCTCTGGGCCTGGACCAGCCGGAGCCGGTAGAAACCTACTCCTCATCGCCGCACCTGTACACGGATCTGGACATTCCCGAGGGTACCAAGGGTCGCCTGCCCCGCAACCAGCGCAAGCTCGCCGGCATCGACGCCGAGGAGCTTGAAGACCTGGGCGAAACCGGTAAGAAGCATGGCGGGCGTGATTCCGGCCGCCAGGGCGGACGTGGTTCCGAACGTGGTGGCAGCCGCGGCCGCGGCGAAGGCCGTTCCGACGCCGGATCCCGCACAGCAGCCGAACCGTCGGACGGACCCCGACGGCGCCGCCGTCGTTCTTCCGAAACCGAAGATGCTGCCGGCCGTACGGCCGCCGAGCGTCCGGCCCAGGCCGAGAACACCGCCAAGACCGAGGGTGAGAGCGTTCGTCCGCGCCGCAGCCGCAGCCGTACCCGGCGGCGCAACGGCGAAGTGGTTAGTTCGCCGGAAACCTCCGGCGCCGGTAACGCGGAATAA
- a CDS encoding DNA-methyltransferase gives MTETVSGPGPGSLWSPDGSNLVVHADNAEFLPTLPDGAFTLIYVDPPFNTGRSQRRQQLSMVRSVDGEGDRVGFQGRSYQTIKGMLSSYDDAFDDYWSFLEPRLAEAWRLLADDGTLYLHLDYREVHYAKVLLDALFGRESFLNEIIWAYDYGGRAKNRWPAKHDNILVYVKNPRTYHFDNAEVDREPYMAPGLVTAEKAARGKLPTDVWWHTIVSPTGKEKTGYPTQKPEGLLRRVVAASSRKDDWVLDFFAGSGTLGAVAGQLGRRFVCVDQNPQAIEVMDKRLSPQASVVRFGTAAAP, from the coding sequence ATGACGGAGACTGTCTCCGGGCCCGGGCCCGGTTCTTTGTGGTCGCCGGACGGCAGCAATCTGGTGGTGCACGCGGACAACGCGGAGTTCCTGCCGACGCTGCCGGACGGCGCCTTCACGCTCATCTACGTCGATCCCCCGTTTAATACCGGTCGGTCCCAGCGCCGGCAGCAGCTATCCATGGTCCGGAGCGTCGACGGCGAGGGAGACCGGGTGGGCTTCCAGGGCCGCTCCTACCAGACCATCAAGGGCATGCTCTCCAGCTACGACGATGCCTTCGACGACTACTGGTCCTTCCTCGAGCCCAGACTGGCCGAGGCATGGCGGCTGCTCGCCGACGACGGCACACTGTACCTGCACCTGGACTACCGCGAGGTGCACTACGCAAAGGTGCTGCTGGATGCCCTGTTTGGCCGCGAGTCCTTCCTGAACGAAATCATCTGGGCCTACGACTACGGCGGCCGTGCGAAGAACCGCTGGCCCGCCAAGCACGACAACATCCTGGTCTATGTGAAAAACCCCCGCACCTACCACTTCGACAACGCCGAGGTGGACCGCGAGCCTTATATGGCTCCGGGCCTGGTCACCGCGGAAAAGGCAGCCCGAGGCAAACTTCCCACGGATGTCTGGTGGCATACCATCGTGTCCCCGACAGGCAAGGAAAAGACCGGCTACCCCACGCAGAAGCCCGAGGGCCTGCTCCGGCGCGTTGTGGCCGCCAGCAGCCGCAAAGACGACTGGGTACTGGACTTCTTTGCCGGTTCGGGTACCCTCGGCGCCGTGGCGGGGCAGCTGGGACGGCGCTTTGTCTGCGTGGACCAGAACCCGCAGGCGATCGAAGTCATGGACAAGCGTCTCTCGCCCCAGGCCTCTGTTGTTCGCTTTGGAACGGCAGCTGCACCTTAG
- a CDS encoding putative transporter small subunit, whose translation METILLTIYVLMWPVIVGGTLFMICKGFFRDWAEARREGRTII comes from the coding sequence ATGGAAACCATCCTTTTGACCATTTATGTACTGATGTGGCCGGTGATCGTCGGCGGAACCCTGTTCATGATCTGCAAGGGCTTCTTCCGCGACTGGGCCGAGGCTCGTAGAGAGGGTCGCACCATCATCTAA